DNA sequence from the Amphiprion ocellaris isolate individual 3 ecotype Okinawa chromosome 17, ASM2253959v1, whole genome shotgun sequence genome:
AAATAGACTCTAATGTAGGTCATAGCTGCTTTTTTAGGTTttataaatagaaaatacagaaatgtggTTAAAATCTTGCATATTTTGAGCATTAATACAGATATATTCCCCGTTCATTCCCTCCCTTGCATGCAAATATCACAGAGGTGGTGCAGAATCCATGCATTCTGTCAAACAGTGCACACATTTCAACCTGAAGAGATAAATGtgtgcatcatcatcatcatcatcatcatcatcatcctctctACTTACATCTCGGAACTCCACCAGCCCCAGCTCCCCCAGCTCACTGATGCAGTCATATTCAGAGCCGGACTGCAGGAACAATTGCGCCAAACACATCTCCTCACTCCGAAACACCATCTttagaggcagacagacaacCTCCCCTCCTCTCAGTCTGTCTGAAGCCGCTGAAGCTGCACGACGAGCCGCTCAACACGAACCCGCAGAAGACATGACAAAACGCGAcgaaaccccccccccccctccctgAGCCAATTAACTCCCCCCGAGGATTAATTATTGTCCATTAATAACGACGACGCTTTTCCTGGAGGGGATTTATCCTCATCCTTGGGTCTGCGCAGGTTCGATTCCCGTCAAAAGTCTGTTTTAGTGAAGGAGCAAAACAAAGCGAGAAACCTCCCCGATGCACCTTCCAGACGGAGCGGAGAAAGGCGTCATCCTGTGGGGCGCTTTACCTTCAGCacctgtcagaaaaaaaaacaactaaaacaaccaaaaaacaacaaggcCACGACGACGAGACGACGCGACACAGACAGAAACCGAGCACTGGAGCAAACCGACCGGATCAATGATCAACGCTAACGGGGCTGAAGGCTCGTTAAAAATAAGCCCGAGTCAGAAATAGGCTACGGCCTTTATTCGCGCTGCGTCGCCCGGCAATTGACACAGATTGCGTCTCCGGGTTGCCAGATAGCGCCGCATCCGCTGAAATAATCCGGCTTTCTGGGTGCGTGTTTTTTTGAGGCGTTACATCAGCCTAGTGTGGTTAAATGGGGACGTGATGTGGCAGTTAACAGATAAATAGGAACAAATTACATATAGATGTTCATTAAGGTAGTTTGACGCTTGTTTTGATGCACTATAAATGGAATCTGAGGGTCTTTCTGCAGAAACGTTTGACTGTGACACATGAATTTTTAACTTGCTCCttgtctgcatgtgtttgtaacATTGCATTACCCTCATATTTCTAATGATACTGATATTAAGgggtgggtcaatatataattgagggactttgaagtccatgggatatatcttgcatacatttttataaaaagtaaaaaaaaaaaaaaaaaaaaattatcttcaTTATGAtcttgtctttacaaattccataattatttgtggaaacaatcacttattaactaaaaaaaaaaatgactggatatcactaaaatgtcaactcaaagtggccatgttgattttaggcctgaaaacagcaaaaatatcaactatgatagctgtcaactatgttacaaataGTCCCGCAGTTATATCTTGACCCGGGTATAAACTTATTCTCCCATGTCACTGATTTGCCCCACGTGGCGGCTCAACCCGGAGCTACTTCACATCCTGCAAAAGAATACTAACACCAGTTATTtggtaaaaaagcaaaataatattaataaaagcaCTATGATGTTCTTCAAATTTTTGTTAAAGGTACATAATATGAGCACATGAAATATCTAGAAcacaaatttcataattacagcTTAAATCATCCagattttatattaaatttgtCAGTAAACTCAAACACTATGATCATTATTATGTAGTGAACTTTACTTACATTTTATATCTTTATCATATAAAATAGTACTAATATGAACCTGGAATGACAACATTTGTATTTACTCCTTTGTTTGGTGCCAAATTATGCACACGAATAGCAACAGTCTCTGAAAAGGGGGGATTAGCTCGCAAACCTGGCAACCAGCGCATCTTCTTATTCCGTTCCATCGCTGAAAGCGGCCCGACCATCTGCTgtcgttctttgtgtgaaatcCTTCATTCTGCTTTTTTGAGACGGTTGATACGTTTATTTTTggaagataataataataataataataataatgataataataataaaatcgtTTAATATAAATGATTACTGCAtgttcgattttttttttttaaataaatttgttgCCTTTGTTGCAACACGTTTTTAATGAGACTTCTGCATACATGACCCAACAAACATTACTCAGGTTTCAGAAATCATGATGGTgtttatattttcttatttattaaataaaggaaatcaacaaatgaaaatatgtttgtactcattttttcaATCTGGAGCCAAAACCATCTGGAGTGTTTTAATCCTGCAGCTCCACACTCACATTTTAGGAACATTTCAACCAGATTAAATATTGAAAATCCATCACACTGATACGCTTTTGTCGGAAGCAATTTGCATtttcacacatacactcaccAGGAACACTCCGGGATCAATTTTAGAGATTAGAGAGGTGAAGCTAAAGGTCACAGCATCGATCATCGGACTGACAGATTTGAGCATCGCCATCACTAAGGTGCCCTTGAGCAACGTCTCCTCCCTTCAACTAATCAGACTGTAGCTGCTGCAAATGAAGAAAGGTTTagcagatgaagaagaaaaaccgTGGAAGTGTAGCAGAAACCTGAGAAACCCCTCTTGGTTTGTGCATTAAGGAAACAATTCTTGAAAAAGTCTTACGGACAGAAGTGACCTCTGGAGAACTTCTTCAGTGCGACACTGTGGGACAAAATGAACGACTGGATCTTCAGATTTGATTAGAGCTCATTCACCTTAATCTGAATGCAGGCTAAAAGGGGCTGCTTGCATCCTCTGTTTTTAATTCTAGGTTATTTCCACTTTTACGTCcactcaccagccactttatCAGGTCCACCTGTGAAATCAAATGCAATCCAATAGAACAGCtctgccataaatcataaataatttaacaaaacttctacattttcagcttttgtcGGCTGGACTGCCTTACATTTAAATGTactcttaatattttgttcactGAATTATTGCCAGAACTTTAAAATTACCCTTGAAGTCTCTGACGTtgacatgtctcatttttccaaCCAACTTTAAAAGTATGACCTAAATAATAAACAGACAGCAGAGTTATCCCATCTTTGACAACATCCACAAAAAGTAGAAATTTAAAAGCTTTGTGAAAGTTGAATTTATAGCTGGATTGTTCCTCAGTATCATTGCCAGCATTACTTTTTACTTTGATCATTTTCAGTAATTGTTATGAAAATGATTGTATTTTATGATTAAATGCTCTCATTCATTGTAATACTATAGAACAGTGTGGAACTTGTATGAAGCTGTGCTcagtcattttccattttacgAGAGATAACACATACCAAGATGTGTAACTCGTGCTTATGTGCCTGTATAAAAGCTACGCCGTTTCCCTCCTTTGTCAGCCACTTGTTCAGATTGTGTTTTGTTCACATTAATTCTTTGCCgcaagtaaaactttgctttgactttaGAGACGATTCTGAGTGTTAatttggagaagtcaggactccactgAAGAATTTTCCTGACAGTAATGTATCGTACTAGAtggattgtgttcattttgtcgtttcttaCTTTAGAACAGCGTTACTTTTAAACCAACAACTAAGTAAGGAAGAGATGGTTTTtcaccttgctgacatgtttgtcACGTCTGCAGTCTccctcagagcgtcatctgacgtgcaATGACTTGTCGGTTTTTTTAAGTAGTTGGACGACTCACAGGAACACTAAAAGACAAAGCCGAACAAGATAACTTAATCAACCATCACGGActgctgcaaaagaaataaccaCATTATAGACCAAGACAAGGGGAGGATCATAACATCAGAGGGTAATAAATACAAACGATGGATTCAGGAGGCCATAGAGATCAGGAAGCAGGCGAGCAGTTCCACGATTCCATCCTCCACAGACCATCAGACGGCTGGGGGTTTGACCGGTCTGATAGATTCTGATAGATCcgtcagaccggtcacctgataaaaatgacacatcatCACATGGCAGATGATGCTCTGAGGAAGACCGCAAACAcggtcgaaacatgtcagcaaggtaaaaccatcttctCCTTACTTAGTTGTCGGTTAAAAAGTAACGCTACTCTAAAGTAAGAAACGACAAAGTGAACAGTCGCCTCTTAAGTCAGAGCAAAGTTTTACTTGCGGCAAGGAATCAATATGAACAAAGCACAGTCTGAATAAGTGACTGACAAAGGAGGGAAACAGCGTAGCTTTTATACAGACATATAACCATGAGTTATACAACTTGGAATGTGTTATTTCTAGTAGGCTGCTGGTTAGGCCTTGGCTCCTCTCCTATCTCACTGCTTTTCTTCTAGGTACTGCATTTCTTTTAGTTCTTTTCTGAGCACAAGCTGTCAAAGGAgtttcctttgggattaataaagttttatcttatcttacctgTACTGGGTTGTCTTTGGGTTTCACAGGCGTAACTGACAAAGTGGCCAGAGTGATACCAGCGCTATTGGTCTGAATGATTTCAAATGAAGGTGGTCTgatgattaaaatgttgctgGATATTTTTCGCATTACTGGAGGAGCACATGTAGAATACGACTGGTACACATGTTGATTTCTAAGTCCTCAGACTCTGAACTAGTCTGTTGAGCTCCTGTGACAGAGCCGTGACTGTATCTAGAATCCGCTGCTTGTCTTTCTCCTCCAACCGACTTCCACACCTCTGAGCAAATTTATCCGGATGCCACAGCGCCTGTTGCTTCAGGACGACTTTACGAAATGCCGGCACATCCTTCCGGTCCACGCCGTGCAGCATCACATCCACCATCTCCTGGACCGTCCCTCTCGGAGCCGGCCAGGGGATGTCGCCGTAGCTCAGCTTCGAGGCGCCTGCAGAGGAACCGCTGTGAAACGTAGCGGCGCACCTCTCGTCATACTGCCGCTTCTTTCCCCGTCGGGTCTCTTCCTCTTTACGAGCCGCTCGAGCCAGATACTCTTCATGTTCCCTCTGCAGCTTCTCATGAAgctccttcctgctctgctcctcTTGTTCTCTCTCCTGTTTCCTCTTCTTCCATCCAGAAGACGACGCTGCCAGTCTTTGAgcttctgcatgttttttatcGAAGTATTCTCTCCTGATGCGATCGGCCCAGTCCCCGAAGTCTTCCTCGTCGTCATCGACAGGAAGAAAATCATCATCTGTGGAACAAACACAGCAGCGGACTACTAAGTGGAGAAACGTGGGTATCAAATTCAGCTTTAAGGAGAGACTTTTACCGTCATTTACCGTCATATACTCCAAAAGTTTCACAGAATTCGTCCTCGCATTCACCAAACAGCTTCTCCATCCACTCCTCCTCAGGGTCTCTTTTAGCTGCATGGCTCATGTTGTCTGCAGTCTGTgataaatgtaagaaaatgacATGCAAATATGATCGTAAAAGCATGAAAATCAACTCAGAAAGAACTGAAACTTGAGATGGACGATTCAAAACGTCGAACTACAGGCTCAGTTTCACAGGATATCTGTCAGTTAGTGCATTTCCTCAGATCTACTGTCAATATTGTTTTGTGAAAGTTACCGCTTTCATTGGCTATAATGCCGTGATTCACACAATCACATTCTCTCacgacagagagacaaacaaagcGTGTGATGGGTGTTGAAATGATCTCAGGCACATTTATCTCAAAGTTCTTGTTACTCAATTTGCAAAACATACACAATTACTGACTGCAAATAAAGGTCTATCCATGTATCTACATATTTGTAGTAAGCAATTATAAGAGCTATCAGATTATTTACATTACTGATCAACCTCATTATTATCATCTGTactaattaatcaaaaaaaattagaGGTGATTTACAGTCACAccacaaaaagcagcaaatattcCCATTTGAGAAGCTTACATTCAAGTATGTTTAACatttatgtttgaaaaatgatcaaaactgcTTACTTAGGAAAGCAGttgatatttatttgttttttaatatccgaatattcagtcGTTGTTGTATCTGAATACTAATTTTCAGAATATCCGAATATCCAGAGCAAAAAAATTGCTATTTGGACCACCCCTAATTTCAACTCTGATCAGCTACACTGTCAACAGAAAGGAACATTTGTGACCCTATCTAATATTATTAAGCTGCCGCAAGAAAATCTCATACAGACGATTCTGATGTAGTAATCTAAATACCACAACCAGATaataatcctttattactcccaaCGTCAGGAGAAAATCCCAGATGTTGTAAATGGTGGCTTATcctgtgtttttgttacttATTTTGGTACACAATGGACTCCGAAATGAAGAAACAGATGAGTTAATTGTGTTAggacttatttttttaaaggtactGCTGGCTTAACACTGAAATTGATAGCGTGTATAAGTAGTATAACATTGATACTAATACCAGTTATTGTGCAATAAATGCATGAGCTGTGCTTGACCTTTAAGGCAGAGAGATGGATTCAGGCATTAACCCAGGGGCAGGTCAAGCTGGAtagttttcacacacacagacaccaaaaaaaaaaaaaaaagaaatttggcTTGGCTTCACAGTATATTCCTCTTTCCTTAGAAGGTAACAAGTAATTGCACTGAAACTGCTAATTCAAGGTTGTTTAAGAATGGAAACAATAATAATCCTCCCTATGAGATACTACCAGTAGCTCCATCACATCACAGCTAACAAGGAATAGACTGAAAGGCAGACAGCATGAAGAGGGTTCTAGAAGGGTTCTTTTTAAAGAGTGCGGCTCCTGAAGATTGGATGAAACGtgtgccaagagatatggacatatctgtgcaccaactaatgggagaactaagtctaaaccacggtttatccccacctttagccaatcacatttcaccatactgTATAAGATGTTATGTTCATAGCAAACTTTATctttttctgggaggctgtttcaagcaaaaaaaagtccttAATCAAGATTCTTTTCAGACACTGATATTAGagaataaacagcttaattggagagaagttttctatctcaaaaaacgaaCACACTCAACAATTGTTAGTTACAGTTCTGCAATTACTATCCAGCTGTTTACCTCTGAATGTTTCCTCCAGTTCAGCAGGTCTTGAGGTGTGACTCCAGCTGTGTTTGCAGCATTCAAAGCTTCTGGGCAGTGTTTTTTCAGAGGCACGACCAGGTCATCATACGCTGAAACGGAACCCCAAACAAACAACAAGGTTTAGAACACAAAAGCAATTGGCaatgtttagctaattagaaggtggttgttattaaatcagatggttatttagttgacattttagtgatatccagtcatttttttttattaataagtgattgtttccataataaatcattatggaatttataaagaaatgagaataatgaacaaaaaatatatatatatatatatatatttaacttttaataaaaatgtatgcaagatatatcccacggacttcaaaagtccctcagttatatattgactcatACTACAGTCCAGTATTTAACATCTAGTAATACTCTGTAGCAGGTATGAAAACGCTTAGCAAGTCCAGAATATTcttattttctgtcaagatttactgttttacataCAGTGATATACGTTTCTTTTAATATGATACATTTTATAGCATACATCTTagacatttttagtgtttttaatagCTCCTATACATAACAAGGAGCACAGAATAACAGTTTTAGCTATATTTGTAGCTTATTTATACAGTACCTAGTCACTTTCCTCTCTCACCTTTATATTTAGTTCATTTATGATACATGTTAATGTCTTAATAAGCCCATTTTCTCTTGTCATATTACTCTCGTGTTGATTTTGAGACAAATGCGTCATTATAACATATTCCATGTGTGTGGAGGTGGGATGACAATACATTGACttgacaaacaaacaacaaagaacaagGTTTAGAACACCAAAGTAAGGGCAGTTAAAGGTattagtttaattttaaaaaaaaaatcttctattCACGTCTTTCTAACCTGTTTTCCCGTGTTTTAGAGCCCTGTTAGCGGCGGTGTGCAGCGCCGTGTCTCCTCTCCGGTCCCTCTGGAGAACATCGGCTCCGTGTTTGAGCAGCAGCCGCAGCACGGCGTCGTCTCCCAGGCAGCAGGCAAGCTGCAGCGGGCTCCTCTGCCTCTTTCCCTGGGAGAAGTTGACGTCCAGGTCCCGGTGCTTCCGCAGGTACGACTTCAGCTTCAGTAGACTTCCCTCCTCCACGTACTTCCACACCCGAGTCTGTTTTCGGGACACCATGAAGAACACAAACAGGCCGAAGCTAGTTTTGGTTAGTCGGGCCTTGACGTTGGCTAATCCGGTCCGTCTTCTTAATAAGTCCGAAGCTTGCAACAGCACGGATCTTGAGGTTCCGGAGACAGGATATTTCCGGGGTCAATAAAGAATTGAGGAACTTTTGAAGCCCATGGGATATatcctgcatacattttttattaaaagtaaaaaaaattaaaaaaaataatgttttttatgttcattatgatcatgtctttacaaattgttaagtgttgctcaaaaaacattaggacccggctgtcagggacaaacatgtaagaaacatgagaacagagagaaaccaaccagtaggtcacagtttatcatcatctaatcatctcctgaagtccatatggtgagagacatcagtatctggttgttaatttaccagaggatgcttataatcatgctgatgtggtctgtaccctacagtattttagtgactcaataaatgcctaagttgtttttttttaaatgctttttagtttttaataaacatttaacagcctatatgtaatcaataaatggcctttgcctatcttacgaaaaactcactcagaactctgatatgttaacagtactaaataaatcaataaatacatgcatacacacataaataagttaatacattaactgtgttaagataagatttagattttaaaaaaaaaaaaaagttgtttatgtttttgcagaatccagtattgctcactggttggttattacattttgttagtttgatttcactgtttaaaatgatgccacctcttttcagacatatatatatatatatatatatatatatatatatatatatatatatatatatatatatatatatatatatatatatatatatatatatatatatatatatataaataatctatctatctatctatctatctatctattctctacgaaatacgaaatctgacatactactaactttcaaagcaaaaacaacagcaaaaacaatctactctgcgaaaaacaattcaaatgaacaacactaaatagggatctcctatcccggaacactcgatcccgctgagtgattcacataacaaaccgaaccaatcaggtgattcgaagcagttgagtgcttcaaacgtcactgaagtgattcaaacgtcacgagtcacgtgaccaaaccacgcctcggcacagtggctcgatacgtttgcttcatgagctacagcgcatgtgtcgaagcctcgggtatcaga
Encoded proteins:
- the nfkbil1 gene encoding NF-kappa-B inhibitor-like protein 1 produces the protein MVSRKQTRVWKYVEEGSLLKLKSYLRKHRDLDVNFSQGKRQRSPLQLACCLGDDAVLRLLLKHGADVLQRDRRGDTALHTAANRALKHGKTAYDDLVVPLKKHCPEALNAANTAGVTPQDLLNWRKHSETADNMSHAAKRDPEEEWMEKLFGECEDEFCETFGVYDDDDFLPVDDDEEDFGDWADRIRREYFDKKHAEAQRLAASSSGWKKRKQEREQEEQSRKELHEKLQREHEEYLARAARKEEETRRGKKRQYDERCAATFHSGSSAGASKLSYGDIPWPAPRGTVQEMVDVMLHGVDRKDVPAFRKVVLKQQALWHPDKFAQRCGSRLEEKDKQRILDTVTALSQELNRLVQSLRT